In Choloepus didactylus isolate mChoDid1 chromosome 6, mChoDid1.pri, whole genome shotgun sequence, one DNA window encodes the following:
- the LOC119537188 gene encoding olfactory receptor 52I2-like, with amino-acid sequence MLGLPYNHTMETPDTFFLVGIPGLQPSHLWLPISLSAMYTVALLGNTLIVTVIWLDSTLQEPMYYFLCVLSAVDIIMASSVVPKMVSIFCSGDSSISFNACFTQMFFVHAATAVETGLLLAMAFDRYVAICKPLHYKRMLTPHVVLGMSVAIIIRAIIFMTPLSWMVSHLPFCDSNLVLHSYCEHIAVAKLACGNPMPSSLYSLIGSSIIVGSDMAFIGASYKLILQAAFSLSSKNARLKALSTCGSHMGVLALYYLPGMASIYAAWLGQDMVPLHTQVLLADLYLIIPPTLNPIIYGLKTKQIWERTQGLLMRCLSDHSNLGL; translated from the coding sequence ATGCTGGGGCTACCCTACAACCACACAATGGAAACTCCTGACACCTTCTTCCTTGTGGGTATCCCAGGGTTGCAGCCTTCACATCTTTGGCTGCCTATCTCACTGAGTGCCATGTACACTGTCGCTCTGCTAGGAAACACCCTCATTGTGACTGTAATCTGGCTGGATTCTACTCTACAAGAGCCCATGTACTACTTCCTGTGTGTTCTGTCTGCTGTAGATATTATTATGGCCTCCTCTGTAGTGCCCAAGATGGTGAGCATCTTCTGCTCAGGAGACAGTTCCATCAGCTTTAATGCTTGTTTCACTCAGATGTTTTTTGTCCATGCAGCTACAGCTGTAGAAACAGGGCTGCTGCTGGCCATGGCTTTTGACCGCTACGTAGCCATCTGCAAGCCCCTACACTACAAGAGAATGCTCACACCTCATGTGGTGCTGGGAATGAGTGTGGCCATCATCATCAGAGCCATCATATTCATGACTCCACTGAGTTGGATGGTGAGTCATCTACCTTTCTGTGACTCCAATTTGGTCCTCCATTCCTACTGTGAGCACATAGCTGTGGCCAAGTTGGCATGTGGCAACCCCATGCCCAGCAGTCTCTACAGTCTGATTGGTTCCTCCATTATTGTGGGCTCTGATATGGCCTTCATTGGTGCCTCCTATAAACTGATTCTCCAGGCTGCATTTAGCCTCTCCTCTAAGAACGCGCGGTTGAAAGCATTAAGCACATGTGGTTCCCACATGGGGGTTTTGGCTCTGTACTACCTACCTGGGATGGCGTCCATCTATGCAGCCTGGCTAGGGCAAGACATGGTGCCCTTACACACCCAAGTGCTGCTAGCTGACTTGTACCTGATCATCCCACCCACCTTAAACCCCATCATCTATGGCCTGAAGACCAAACAAATATGGGAGCGAACACAGGGTTTGCTGATGCGCTGCCTCTCTGACCATTCCAACCTGGGTTTGTGA